In Gemmatimonadaceae bacterium, the following proteins share a genomic window:
- a CDS encoding DUF3830 family protein, producing MKPVAITIGSLRFTARFEHEKAPVTCAAFAAILPFETQLVQARWSGEAAWAPLGDYQLGVPPENATSHPSRGDILFYQAAASETEILFPYGSCCFASKVGQLAGNHMLTLTSGQELLPELGRRVLWEGAQPIRFDFADE from the coding sequence ATGAAGCCCGTCGCCATCACCATCGGATCGCTGCGCTTCACCGCACGCTTCGAGCACGAGAAGGCCCCCGTCACCTGCGCGGCATTCGCCGCCATCCTCCCCTTCGAGACACAACTGGTGCAGGCGCGCTGGAGCGGTGAGGCGGCGTGGGCGCCGTTAGGCGACTACCAGCTCGGCGTCCCGCCGGAGAACGCCACCTCGCACCCGTCGCGCGGCGACATTCTCTTCTACCAGGCGGCGGCCTCCGAGACGGAGATCCTCTTTCCGTACGGCAGTTGTTGCTTCGCCTCCAAGGTGGGGCAGCTGGCCGGCAACCACATGCTCACGCTGACGAGCGGGCAGGAGCTGCTCCCCGAACTCGGCCGACGCGTGTTGTGGGAGGGCGCCCAGCCCATTCGCTTCGACTTCGCGGACGAGTAG
- a CDS encoding TolC family protein: protein MTDSSGALVRCTYRRHVVGAVRGAVHCAVLGALALAVMGACEVRAQEGSRTLSLAQSIELAQRQSLQARAAESTRDAARRRDRAFTARRLPQLSLTGDIPAYNRAIIPVLQPDGSTEFKSQQQTDASLNLQMTQRLPFTGGSFFVSSALSRLEVNGTRELRNWSSTPLSLGLRQDILRPNSFKWDGREQDLRGEAAERQYLEAREDVAIGVTQAFFDLYTARLDLENATRNAAVNDTLYTLNKGRFEVGKIGENDLLQSELALLRARNSVDGARLTHDRAMAAFRLALNLPPDAPVNIAVTDVVPDLEADTLVAVQQALRNRALTMELELQDVQARRRINEARLNNGIGATLLASVGLNQTASDVNAAYRDLLNQQRFSLALQMPIVQWGARSNDIQAARADQDRVAATSRVAREQLVQDAHFAALQLSQSRRQLALSAKSDTVAAKRFEVAYNRYVIGRIDMDNLYLAQNEKNQALTQYLQSLRGFWLSYYRLRRVTLYDFTTGTVIR from the coding sequence ATGACGGATTCCAGTGGGGCGCTCGTCAGGTGCACGTATCGGCGGCACGTCGTGGGCGCCGTCCGTGGCGCCGTTCATTGCGCCGTTCTCGGCGCCCTCGCATTGGCTGTCATGGGGGCGTGCGAGGTGCGGGCGCAGGAGGGGTCGCGCACGCTGTCGCTGGCGCAGTCGATCGAGCTCGCGCAGCGCCAATCGCTGCAGGCGAGGGCAGCGGAGAGTACGCGCGATGCCGCGCGGCGGCGAGACCGCGCCTTCACGGCGCGACGGCTGCCGCAGCTTTCGCTCACCGGCGACATCCCCGCCTATAACCGGGCAATCATCCCCGTCCTGCAGCCCGACGGGTCGACGGAGTTCAAGTCGCAGCAGCAGACCGATGCGTCGCTCAACCTGCAGATGACGCAGCGCCTTCCGTTCACCGGCGGGTCGTTCTTCGTGTCGTCGGCGCTGTCGCGGCTGGAGGTGAACGGAACGCGCGAGCTGCGCAACTGGTCGTCGACGCCGCTCTCGCTGGGGCTGCGGCAGGACATCCTGCGTCCCAACTCGTTCAAGTGGGATGGGCGCGAGCAGGACCTGCGCGGCGAGGCGGCTGAGCGCCAGTATCTCGAGGCGCGGGAAGACGTGGCGATTGGCGTGACGCAGGCGTTCTTCGATCTCTACACGGCGCGCCTGGACCTGGAGAACGCGACGCGGAACGCGGCGGTGAACGACACGCTGTACACGCTCAACAAGGGGCGCTTCGAGGTCGGGAAGATTGGCGAGAACGACCTGCTCCAGAGCGAGCTGGCGCTGCTGCGCGCACGCAACTCGGTGGATGGTGCACGCCTCACGCACGACCGCGCGATGGCCGCCTTTCGCCTCGCGCTCAACCTTCCCCCCGACGCGCCGGTCAACATCGCGGTGACCGACGTGGTACCCGACCTGGAGGCCGACACGCTGGTGGCGGTGCAGCAGGCGCTGCGCAACCGCGCCCTGACGATGGAGCTGGAGTTGCAGGATGTGCAGGCACGCCGGCGCATCAACGAGGCGCGGCTCAACAACGGGATCGGGGCGACGTTGCTGGCGTCGGTGGGGCTCAACCAGACGGCGAGCGACGTCAATGCCGCCTATCGCGACCTGCTCAACCAGCAGCGATTCTCGCTCGCGCTGCAGATGCCGATCGTGCAGTGGGGGGCGCGCAGCAACGACATCCAGGCGGCGCGCGCCGACCAGGACCGGGTGGCGGCCACGTCGCGCGTGGCGCGCGAACAGCTGGTGCAGGACGCGCACTTCGCCGCGTTGCAGCTGTCGCAGTCGCGGCGCCAGCTGGCCCTCTCGGCCAAGTCCGACACCGTGGCCGCCAAGCGCTTCGAGGTTGCGTACAACCGCTACGTGATCGGGCGCATCGACATGGACAACCTGTACCTGGCCCAGAACGAGAAGAACCAGGCGCTGACGCAGTACCTGCAGTCGCTGCGCGGCTTCTGGCTCTCGTACTACCGGCTGCGGCGGGTGACGCTGTACGACTTCACCACGGGAACGGTCATTCGTTAG
- a CDS encoding carboxypeptidase regulatory-like domain-containing protein, with amino-acid sequence MRTRSPRARHLPFALWLTAIAALAAPAVPWAPPLLAQVVRGTVTQSTSRAPVVGALVELVRADTAVTRVASALSDASGSYALRAPGAGRYQLVAKRIGVHRFASPPFELATGETRTLDVSLEPLEYRLPTVVVTANSVCSVNPGERDRVAALWDEARTALDAAEISQRDRLFTAQVTRYVRELEPGTLKVLRETRSEVRGVVALPFSSLPAESLAVTGYWRDVDSTRTRYYGPDARILLSDAFLDTHCFRQVRGHNGRRDQVGLAFAPTRRSAVPDVVGTLWLDARSFELRAVEFAYDRVRAGVDSARIGGELQFARLANGAWLVRRWFIRVPMNGRSQDAVATEGSSPWVLVRPSSLALSEEGGVVTTDEQRPALRLATLAGTVRDSGGQRPLPGAIVRVAGSAREVTPDADGRFVLDALPPSQFTVTVRAPGYDALGIAAIEQTVAVGEGEVRRITFTAPSARGIASRLCGGREVPFGRGTVHLTVRDSASGAPLAGVAATARWMSTLARAAGDSTPAIVERRSDAGGMLTLCELPADRPITIQLASPAHAPVAPLHLTIAGRELRRLEVRLARPNE; translated from the coding sequence GTGAGGACACGCTCGCCGCGCGCGCGGCACCTGCCATTCGCGTTGTGGCTGACGGCCATCGCCGCACTCGCCGCACCCGCCGTCCCCTGGGCGCCGCCGCTTTTGGCGCAGGTGGTGCGTGGCACCGTGACGCAGTCCACCTCGCGCGCCCCCGTCGTGGGCGCACTGGTTGAACTCGTTCGCGCCGACACGGCGGTCACGCGCGTCGCCTCTGCCCTCAGCGATGCCAGCGGGAGCTACGCGTTGCGCGCGCCGGGCGCGGGGCGCTACCAACTGGTCGCCAAGCGCATCGGCGTCCACCGCTTTGCCTCGCCTCCGTTCGAGCTGGCCACGGGCGAAACGCGCACGCTCGACGTCTCGCTGGAGCCGCTGGAGTACCGGCTTCCCACGGTGGTGGTCACGGCGAACTCGGTCTGCTCGGTGAATCCGGGGGAGCGCGATCGCGTGGCCGCGCTCTGGGACGAGGCGCGCACCGCGCTCGACGCCGCCGAGATCTCGCAACGCGACAGGTTGTTCACCGCGCAGGTCACGCGTTATGTGCGCGAGCTGGAACCGGGGACGCTCAAGGTGCTGCGCGAAACACGGAGCGAGGTGCGTGGCGTCGTCGCCCTCCCCTTCTCGTCGCTCCCCGCGGAATCGCTCGCCGTCACCGGCTACTGGCGCGACGTGGACAGCACGCGCACGCGCTACTACGGTCCCGACGCGCGCATCCTCCTCAGCGATGCCTTCCTCGACACGCACTGCTTTCGCCAGGTGCGCGGACACAACGGCCGCCGCGACCAGGTGGGACTCGCCTTTGCCCCAACGAGGCGCAGCGCGGTGCCCGACGTCGTGGGAACGCTCTGGCTCGATGCACGCTCGTTCGAGTTGCGCGCGGTCGAGTTTGCGTACGACCGCGTGCGCGCAGGGGTGGACAGCGCCCGCATCGGCGGCGAGCTGCAGTTCGCCCGCCTTGCCAACGGCGCCTGGCTCGTGCGGCGCTGGTTCATCCGTGTCCCGATGAACGGTCGCTCGCAGGACGCGGTTGCCACCGAGGGGAGTTCCCCCTGGGTCCTGGTGCGCCCGTCGTCGCTGGCACTGAGCGAGGAGGGGGGCGTGGTGACAACCGACGAACAGCGCCCCGCGTTGCGGCTGGCGACGCTGGCCGGCACGGTGCGCGACAGCGGCGGCCAGCGCCCGCTCCCCGGAGCCATCGTGCGCGTGGCCGGCTCCGCGCGCGAGGTGACCCCCGATGCCGACGGCCGGTTCGTCCTCGACGCGCTCCCACCGTCGCAGTTCACCGTCACGGTGCGCGCCCCGGGCTACGACGCGCTCGGCATCGCCGCGATCGAGCAAACGGTGGCCGTCGGCGAGGGCGAGGTGCGGCGAATCACCTTCACCGCCCCCAGCGCCCGCGGGATCGCCTCGCGGTTGTGCGGCGGACGCGAGGTGCCCTTTGGGCGCGGAACGGTGCACCTGACGGTGCGCGACTCGGCGAGCGGCGCGCCGCTGGCGGGCGTGGCCGCCACGGCCCGGTGGATGAGCACCCTCGCGCGCGCCGCGGGCGACTCGACCCCCGCTATTGTCGAGCGGCGGAGCGACGCGGGGGGCATGCTTACCCTCTGTGAGCTGCCGGCCGATCGCCCCATCACCATCCAGCTCGCATCACCGGCGCATGCGCCGGTTGCCCCACTGCACCTCACCATCGCCGGCCGCGAGCTGCGCCGGCTCGAGGTGCGGCTGGCGCGGCCTAACGAATGA
- a CDS encoding CRTAC1 family protein — MSPRGASPWSIVAAVLAASALSLATLQAPRFTPVQPTLFAAGGTFTNAWADYDGDGDVDLFVGFNGAPNRLYRNDAGTFSDVAAQAGVADARATRAAAWGDVDADGDPDLMVGFTAGAGGVLRLYRNDGGRFADITRDAGIAIDSGAVRQPAFVDYDGDGDLDLYVAFRDKPNVLFRNDGARFTDIAPSLGLADARKSVGATWFDMDGDGDLDLYQGNMDGDANALWRNDGARFTDIAEQAGVQWGARAPNDKSKGTVRTCVADIDGDGRLDLIAANYGTNGLFLNRGNGRFEDVSAAWGVNIDSHFDSCAPADVDNDGRIDLYINGTVTGGKSYRDYLLRNTGARFEDVTPDTLEALESDHGAQWADYDGDGDADLALTGVQPTGMHYLLRNDLDPALHARALRVRVLDAKGHATRAGATVRVSRNGIPQGAWLVDGGSGYDSQNDIPLLITLPSAAPVDLEVTAPSATGRSRTRLQRIDPAKYAGRTLEIRLP; from the coding sequence ATGTCACCGCGCGGCGCCTCGCCCTGGTCGATCGTCGCTGCCGTGCTGGCGGCATCGGCCCTCTCCCTCGCGACGCTGCAGGCGCCGCGCTTCACCCCCGTGCAACCCACGCTCTTTGCGGCTGGCGGGACCTTCACGAACGCCTGGGCGGACTACGACGGCGACGGTGACGTGGACTTGTTTGTGGGGTTCAATGGCGCGCCCAACCGCCTGTATCGCAACGACGCCGGCACCTTCAGCGACGTCGCCGCGCAAGCCGGCGTGGCCGACGCGCGAGCGACGCGCGCGGCGGCGTGGGGCGATGTCGATGCGGACGGCGATCCGGACCTCATGGTCGGCTTCACCGCGGGAGCCGGCGGCGTGCTGCGTCTCTATCGCAACGATGGCGGTCGCTTTGCCGACATCACCCGCGACGCGGGCATCGCGATCGACTCGGGGGCGGTGCGCCAGCCGGCCTTCGTCGACTATGACGGCGACGGCGACCTCGATCTCTACGTGGCCTTCCGCGACAAGCCCAACGTCCTCTTCCGCAACGACGGCGCGCGTTTCACCGACATCGCTCCCTCGTTAGGCCTGGCCGACGCGCGCAAGAGCGTGGGCGCCACCTGGTTCGACATGGACGGCGATGGCGACCTGGATCTCTACCAGGGGAACATGGACGGCGACGCGAACGCGCTCTGGCGCAACGACGGCGCGCGCTTCACCGACATCGCCGAGCAGGCCGGCGTGCAATGGGGCGCTCGAGCGCCGAACGACAAGTCGAAGGGGACGGTGCGCACCTGCGTGGCCGACATCGACGGCGACGGACGCCTCGACCTCATCGCCGCCAACTACGGGACCAACGGTCTCTTCCTCAATCGCGGCAACGGTCGCTTCGAGGACGTGAGCGCGGCGTGGGGCGTCAACATCGACTCGCACTTCGACAGCTGCGCCCCGGCGGACGTCGACAACGACGGGCGCATCGACCTGTACATCAACGGCACCGTGACGGGGGGCAAGAGCTACCGCGACTACCTGCTGCGCAACACCGGGGCGCGCTTCGAGGACGTCACGCCCGACACGCTCGAGGCGCTGGAGTCGGATCACGGCGCGCAGTGGGCAGACTACGATGGCGACGGCGACGCGGACCTTGCGCTCACCGGCGTGCAGCCGACGGGGATGCACTACCTGCTACGCAACGACCTCGACCCCGCGTTGCACGCGCGTGCGCTGCGCGTGCGCGTGCTCGACGCCAAGGGGCACGCGACGCGCGCCGGCGCCACGGTGCGCGTGAGCCGCAACGGTATACCACAAGGCGCCTGGTTGGTCGATGGCGGCTCGGGATACGACTCGCAGAACGACATTCCGCTCCTCATCACCCTGCCCAGCGCGGCGCCGGTCGACCTCGAAGTCACCGCGCCATCGGCGACGGGCCGCTCCCGCACACGACTCCAGCGCATCGACCCCGCGAAGTACGCCGGCCGCACGCTCGAGATCCGTCTCCCCTGA
- a CDS encoding efflux RND transporter periplasmic adaptor subunit: MSRLRNRWFILAAVVVALGIPGAWLLARDAGGDDPAVVATVKRGAFHVMVTTSGELRARKFVQIQGPPNMQQAETYQTKISSIVPEGTVVKEGDVVAELDRSGIAAKMAEVNLALQKAQAQYEQAMLDSTLNLSKAREEMRTMELSLEEKRLAKEQAVYEAPTVKRQAEIDHEKATRALAQAKVDYKTKTEQAQAKMREVGADLERQRNRLNLMQTVMGGFSIRAPAQGMVIYVKEWNGKKKVAGSQVGAWDPTVATLPDLSQMESITYVNEIDVRKIAVGQPVLLSLDSDPSKKLPGKVVEVANVGEQRPNADAKVFEVKVLLQQADTTLRPGMTTSNAIETMAIKDALFVPLEAVVNEGGTAYVYKRDGSSVVRQQVETGAMSDDEVVVSRGLAEGDRVLLSPPANASELSTSRLPGSSNTPPARTGDSAERARPVPVKPDTSPSASPAGAGAAAGAATGTGNAASAPKRKG, translated from the coding sequence ATGTCGCGTCTCCGCAATCGCTGGTTCATCCTTGCCGCCGTGGTGGTCGCGCTCGGGATCCCGGGCGCCTGGCTCCTGGCGCGTGACGCTGGCGGCGACGATCCCGCCGTGGTGGCCACCGTGAAGCGCGGCGCCTTTCACGTGATGGTGACGACCTCCGGCGAGCTGCGGGCGCGCAAGTTCGTGCAGATCCAGGGGCCGCCCAACATGCAGCAGGCGGAGACGTACCAGACGAAGATCTCCTCGATCGTTCCGGAAGGGACGGTGGTGAAGGAGGGTGACGTGGTGGCCGAGCTGGATCGCTCGGGCATCGCCGCCAAGATGGCCGAGGTGAACCTCGCACTGCAGAAGGCGCAGGCGCAGTACGAGCAGGCCATGCTCGACTCGACGCTCAACCTCTCCAAGGCGCGCGAGGAGATGCGCACGATGGAGCTGTCGCTCGAGGAGAAGCGACTGGCCAAGGAGCAGGCGGTGTACGAGGCGCCCACGGTCAAGCGCCAGGCGGAGATCGACCACGAGAAAGCCACGCGCGCCCTCGCCCAGGCCAAGGTCGACTACAAGACAAAAACAGAACAGGCGCAAGCCAAGATGCGCGAGGTGGGGGCCGACCTCGAGCGGCAGCGCAATCGCCTCAACCTCATGCAGACGGTAATGGGCGGCTTCTCCATCCGCGCGCCGGCGCAGGGGATGGTCATCTACGTGAAGGAATGGAACGGGAAGAAGAAGGTCGCGGGGTCGCAGGTGGGGGCCTGGGACCCGACGGTGGCCACGCTCCCCGACCTCTCGCAGATGGAGTCGATCACCTACGTCAACGAGATCGACGTGCGGAAGATCGCCGTGGGCCAGCCGGTCCTGCTCTCCCTCGACTCCGATCCCAGCAAGAAACTCCCCGGCAAGGTGGTCGAGGTGGCCAACGTGGGTGAGCAGCGCCCCAACGCCGACGCGAAAGTCTTCGAGGTGAAGGTGCTGTTGCAGCAGGCGGACACCACGCTGCGCCCCGGAATGACGACCTCCAACGCGATCGAGACAATGGCGATCAAGGACGCGCTGTTCGTCCCGCTGGAGGCGGTGGTGAACGAGGGCGGGACGGCGTACGTGTACAAGCGCGACGGGTCGTCGGTGGTGCGCCAGCAGGTCGAGACGGGGGCGATGAGCGACGACGAGGTGGTCGTTTCGCGCGGGCTCGCCGAGGGCGATCGCGTCCTGCTCTCGCCGCCGGCCAACGCCTCGGAGCTCTCCACGTCCAGGCTCCCCGGCAGCAGCAACACGCCGCCGGCGCGCACCGGCGACAGCGCCGAGCGCGCGCGCCCTGTGCCCGTCAAGCCCGACACCTCGCCGAGCGCGTCACCGGCCGGCGCGGGCGCCGCGGCAGGCGCCGCGACGGGCACTGGCAACGCCGCGTCAGCCCCGAAGCGGAAAGGCTGA
- a CDS encoding ABC transporter permease has product MPFGYPTWRDARQQLVAHAAFSMRTALEAVGHNKLRAGLTSLGILFGVASVIAMLAIGKGAEQEILEQMRLLGSNNIVITPIVKQKEEEAKDQGTKEPKKYTPGLTVHDAESIARVVPGVETTSAEIVLNTLITREGRRRSGKVVGVDTNYFRLTNITLATGGWFTPLQVQRGRPVAIIGHGVRTRFFTTEDPIGKPIKVGDNWLTVVGVLADRKVSAETSQRLGIRDAGMDVYVPLHTMLLRYRDRAQLTQAEMELASREFDETPPDQRTEEDPERRAERTNYHQLDKIVVRVREASLVTPVADVIRRMLTRRHNSVVDFEIVVPELLLKQEQRTKTIFNIVLGAIASISLIVGGIGIMNIMLASVLERIREIGVRRAMGATQKDILAQFLSEAVLISVAGGLAGILVGGGISIGIEQLAGIRTIVSTLSVLVAFGVSFSVGIIFGIVPAHRAAQQDPVVCLRYE; this is encoded by the coding sequence ATGCCCTTTGGCTATCCCACCTGGCGCGATGCGCGCCAGCAGCTTGTTGCGCACGCGGCCTTCAGCATGCGCACCGCTCTCGAGGCGGTGGGACACAACAAGCTGCGTGCAGGGCTCACCTCGCTCGGCATCCTCTTCGGCGTGGCGTCGGTGATTGCCATGCTGGCCATCGGGAAGGGGGCGGAGCAGGAGATCCTCGAGCAGATGCGCCTCCTCGGCTCCAACAACATCGTGATCACCCCGATCGTGAAGCAGAAGGAGGAGGAGGCGAAGGACCAGGGGACCAAGGAGCCGAAGAAGTACACGCCGGGACTCACGGTACACGACGCCGAGTCGATTGCGCGCGTGGTGCCGGGCGTGGAGACGACGAGCGCCGAGATCGTGCTCAACACCCTCATCACGCGCGAAGGGCGGCGTCGCTCGGGAAAGGTGGTCGGGGTCGACACGAACTACTTCCGGCTGACGAACATCACGCTGGCCACCGGCGGGTGGTTCACGCCGCTGCAGGTGCAACGCGGGCGCCCGGTGGCGATCATCGGCCACGGCGTCCGCACCCGCTTCTTCACGACCGAGGATCCGATCGGCAAGCCGATCAAGGTGGGCGACAACTGGCTGACCGTGGTGGGCGTGCTCGCCGACCGCAAGGTGAGCGCCGAGACGTCGCAGCGGCTGGGGATTCGCGACGCCGGCATGGACGTGTATGTCCCGCTGCACACCATGCTGCTTCGCTATCGCGACCGGGCACAGCTCACGCAGGCGGAGATGGAGCTGGCCTCGCGCGAGTTTGACGAGACGCCTCCCGACCAGCGCACCGAGGAAGACCCGGAGCGCCGCGCCGAGCGGACTAACTATCACCAGCTAGACAAGATCGTGGTGCGGGTGCGCGAGGCGTCGCTCGTCACGCCGGTGGCCGACGTCATCCGCCGCATGCTCACGCGGCGCCACAACAGCGTCGTCGACTTCGAGATCGTCGTCCCCGAACTCCTCCTCAAGCAGGAGCAGCGGACCAAGACGATCTTCAACATCGTGCTGGGCGCCATTGCCTCGATCTCGCTCATCGTCGGTGGGATCGGGATCATGAACATCATGCTCGCCTCGGTGCTGGAGCGCATTCGCGAGATCGGCGTGCGGCGCGCCATGGGGGCGACGCAGAAGGACATCCTTGCACAATTCCTCAGCGAGGCCGTGCTCATCTCCGTGGCTGGCGGGCTGGCGGGGATCCTGGTGGGGGGCGGGATCTCGATCGGGATCGAGCAGCTGGCGGGGATCCGCACGATCGTCTCGACCCTCTCGGTGCTCGTGGCCTTCGGCGTGTCGTTTTCCGTGGGGATCATCTTCGGGATCGTGCCGGCGCACCGCGCCGCGCAGCAGGATCCCGTCGTCTGCCTGAGGTACGAATGA
- a CDS encoding pyridoxamine 5'-phosphate oxidase family protein — protein MATFVVAWLASVPPGRVQAQAQVPARAQAPAQSHALPKPPAATTPDSARRARIVRVARDIIRTARFAALITQSGTATASSARTIDPAPPDSAMMIRFVTNPKSRKVREIARDARVTLYYFDARGMRYATLHGVAREVRDPARKAALWYAEWTPFYPLRERGAALYEMVPRRLEVVSEADSVVGDPVTWGVPGVGFRAAKY, from the coding sequence GTGGCGACGTTCGTTGTCGCCTGGCTCGCGTCGGTGCCGCCCGGTCGCGTGCAGGCGCAGGCGCAGGTGCCGGCGCGGGCGCAAGCGCCGGCGCAATCACACGCGCTACCGAAGCCGCCAGCCGCAACGACGCCGGACTCGGCGCGACGCGCGCGCATCGTCCGCGTGGCGCGCGACATCATCCGCACGGCGCGGTTTGCCGCGCTCATCACGCAGAGCGGCACCGCCACCGCTTCGTCGGCGCGCACCATCGACCCCGCCCCTCCCGACTCGGCGATGATGATCCGGTTCGTGACCAACCCCAAGTCGCGCAAGGTTCGCGAGATCGCGCGCGATGCGCGCGTGACGCTGTACTACTTCGATGCCAGGGGGATGCGTTACGCGACGCTTCATGGCGTTGCGCGCGAGGTGCGCGACCCGGCGCGGAAGGCCGCACTGTGGTACGCCGAGTGGACGCCGTTCTACCCGCTGCGGGAGCGCGGGGCGGCGTTGTACGAGATGGTGCCGCGCCGGCTGGAGGTGGTGAGCGAGGCGGACAGCGTGGTGGGGGATCCGGTGACGTGGGGGGTGCCGGGGGTGGGGTTTCGGGCGGCGAAGTACTGA
- a CDS encoding thioredoxin domain-containing protein: MAHVLLHFPVSGHRFAPLAARAAECAGEHQRFSEFIERVFEKQDSLGLKPWSEFASESGIRDTAVFAQCMRSKDPLPALDRGARIGRALGVQGTPTVIINGWQFRGVPPDTLFERIVRDLLAGRAPF; this comes from the coding sequence GTGGCGCATGTGCTACTGCACTTTCCCGTTTCCGGGCACCGTTTCGCGCCACTTGCGGCGCGGGCGGCCGAGTGCGCAGGTGAGCACCAGAGGTTTAGTGAGTTCATCGAACGCGTGTTCGAGAAGCAAGATTCTCTGGGCCTGAAACCGTGGAGCGAGTTCGCGTCGGAGAGCGGAATACGAGATACAGCGGTATTCGCTCAATGCATGCGCAGCAAGGATCCTCTTCCCGCTCTCGATCGAGGCGCTCGAATCGGCCGCGCGCTAGGTGTACAAGGCACGCCAACAGTGATCATCAACGGATGGCAGTTCCGAGGAGTGCCACCCGACACGCTCTTCGAAAGGATCGTGCGAGACCTCTTGGCAGGCAGGGCTCCATTCTGA
- a CDS encoding carboxypeptidase regulatory-like domain-containing protein — MRRWLAREALWLAAWRGVAVCLAAAGAVACALFPAPLRAQVVRGTVRDLASGAPIAGVVVTLHRAGAVANDVSRVAATLTNASGAYALTASDTGTFVVTAKRIGVRQFQSEALTLRAGEARQLDIALEAVRFDLPVVTVTGATLCDVRSGDRARIAALWEEARTALTASDLSLRERRFRATITRYHRTLEPRSLRIRHETNSVRQGVTERAFSSIAPESLAANGYARLLPDGVLDFYAPDDRVLLSDGFVRDHCFSLERTRQDGEVGIAFTPTKARKTADIAGVIWLDARSYELRRVTFRYTNFPLPVTDARVGGEVHFERLARGAWYVSRWFMRVPRIELPRSSVTTLRAGRVADDRARIVAFIEDGGLTSADEGGGARTAILTGQAVDSARRPLVGARVSLAGLDKSVMVAADGSFRLAEVLAGNYTLVVEHPDYARLGLVAGEQVLTIEEGKNSSTIVMALRTAQILRQLCGYDEDDEQHISMRLIPPAAPVDSAHPRVLRVTRPVRRLIAGNTFRTETESVELPVDALGAVNACGLPALERVVVEERAPDGALVRRWELRTPERGVSVVELRE; from the coding sequence ATGAGGCGTTGGTTAGCGCGAGAGGCGTTGTGGCTGGCGGCGTGGCGCGGGGTGGCGGTGTGCCTTGCGGCCGCCGGCGCGGTGGCGTGCGCGCTGTTCCCCGCCCCGCTCCGGGCGCAGGTGGTGCGCGGCACCGTGCGCGACCTCGCCAGCGGCGCACCCATCGCGGGGGTGGTCGTCACCCTGCACCGCGCCGGGGCGGTGGCCAACGACGTTTCGCGCGTCGCCGCCACGCTCACCAACGCCAGCGGCGCCTACGCACTCACCGCCAGCGACACCGGCACCTTCGTCGTCACGGCCAAGCGCATCGGCGTGCGGCAGTTCCAGTCGGAGGCGCTCACCCTGCGCGCGGGTGAGGCGCGCCAGCTCGACATCGCGCTGGAGGCGGTGCGCTTCGACCTCCCCGTGGTGACGGTGACGGGGGCGACGCTGTGCGACGTCCGCTCCGGCGACCGCGCGCGCATTGCCGCGCTCTGGGAAGAGGCGCGCACCGCCCTCACCGCCAGCGACCTCTCGCTGAGGGAGCGCCGCTTTCGCGCCACCATCACGCGCTACCATCGCACGCTCGAGCCCCGGTCGCTCCGGATTCGCCACGAGACAAACAGCGTGCGGCAGGGCGTCACCGAGCGCGCCTTCAGCTCGATTGCCCCCGAATCGCTGGCCGCCAACGGCTACGCGCGGCTCCTCCCCGACGGCGTCCTCGACTTCTACGCCCCCGACGATCGCGTCCTCCTCTCGGACGGCTTCGTGCGTGACCACTGCTTCTCCCTCGAACGCACCAGGCAGGACGGGGAGGTGGGGATCGCCTTCACGCCCACCAAGGCGCGCAAGACAGCCGACATCGCCGGGGTGATCTGGCTCGATGCCCGCTCGTATGAACTGCGGCGCGTGACCTTCCGCTACACAAACTTCCCGCTGCCAGTTACCGATGCGCGCGTCGGTGGCGAGGTGCACTTCGAGCGGCTGGCGCGCGGGGCCTGGTACGTCTCGCGCTGGTTCATGCGCGTCCCCCGCATCGAGCTCCCGCGCAGCTCCGTGACGACGTTGCGCGCCGGACGCGTCGCCGATGACCGCGCCCGGATCGTCGCCTTCATCGAGGATGGCGGGCTCACCTCCGCCGACGAGGGAGGCGGAGCTCGCACGGCGATCCTCACGGGGCAAGCGGTCGACAGTGCGCGCCGACCGCTGGTTGGCGCGCGCGTCTCGTTGGCGGGGCTCGACAAGTCGGTCATGGTCGCGGCCGACGGTTCGTTCCGCCTCGCGGAGGTGCTGGCCGGGAACTACACGCTGGTCGTCGAGCACCCCGACTACGCACGACTCGGCCTCGTGGCCGGAGAGCAGGTGCTCACCATCGAGGAGGGGAAGAACTCGAGCACCATTGTCATGGCGCTGCGCACGGCGCAGATCCTTCGCCAGCTGTGCGGGTACGACGAGGACGATGAGCAGCACATCTCCATGCGACTGATTCCCCCTGCTGCCCCCGTCGACAGCGCGCACCCGCGCGTGCTGCGCGTCACGCGACCGGTGCGACGCCTCATCGCCGGCAACACCTTTCGCACCGAGACGGAGTCGGTCGAGCTTCCGGTCGACGCGTTGGGCGCGGTGAACGCCTGTGGCCTCCCCGCGCTCGAGCGCGTCGTCGTGGAGGAGCGCGCCCCCGACGGCGCACTCGTCAGGCGGTGGGAGCTTCGCACCCCCGAGCGAGGGGTCTCTGTCGTGGAGTTGCGCGAGTGA